A single window of Streptomyces xanthii DNA harbors:
- a CDS encoding ATP-binding protein — MSQIAGEPGNQDFVEVRLPAAGAYLSVLRTATAGLAARLDFTLDEIEDLRIAVDEACAILLQQAVAGSVLSCVFRLVDDSLEVTVSAPTTDGRAPERDTFAWTVLSALAGQVESSVAEDNTVSISLYKKRGAGPGPA, encoded by the coding sequence GTGTCCCAGATCGCAGGCGAGCCCGGGAATCAGGACTTCGTGGAAGTCCGGCTGCCGGCTGCGGGTGCCTACCTGTCGGTGCTGCGGACGGCCACGGCCGGTCTGGCAGCGCGTTTGGACTTCACCCTCGACGAGATCGAGGACCTCCGCATCGCGGTCGACGAGGCCTGCGCGATCCTGCTCCAGCAGGCCGTCGCGGGCTCCGTGCTCAGCTGTGTGTTCCGCCTCGTGGACGACTCCCTGGAGGTGACCGTGTCCGCCCCGACCACGGACGGCCGGGCCCCGGAGCGCGACACCTTCGCCTGGACGGTCCTCTCCGCCCTGGCCGGCCAGGTCGAGTCCTCGGTCGCCGAGGACAACACGGTCTCGATCAGCCTCTACAAGAAGCGCGGCGCGGGCCCCGGCCCGGCGTGA
- a CDS encoding glycoside hydrolase family 3 protein, which translates to MTTLAHGTDTLTRDALTVLQPGFTGTTAPDWLLRRLGEGLASVGLFGRNIATPAQLAALTAQLRAEREDVLVAIDEEGGDVTRLEVRTGSSFPGNHALGAVDDAELTRAVAHELGRRLAACGVNLNWAPSADVNANPDNPVIGVRSFGSDTDLVSRHTAAYVEGLQAAGVAACTKHFPGHGDTGVDSHHDLPRIDVGLDVLHARDLAPFRAAIAAGSRAVMSAHILVPALDPDRPATLSRRILTGLLREELGYDGLIVTDGMEMQAISATYGIERGSVLAIAAGADAICVGGGLADDDTVLRLRDALVAAVRSGDLSEERLADAAARVRSLAEWTRARGGTPTHPADTEVGLTAARRALTVTRSADAAPVTGPVHVAAFTPVANIAVGDETPWGVAAELERLLPGTTTGSYTGPDAGEKALAAAGDRRLVAVVRDEHRHAWMSAALDTLLSARPDTLVVEMGVPQAPPRGALHIATHGAARVCGLAAAEVIVG; encoded by the coding sequence ATGACGACACTCGCCCACGGAACCGACACGCTCACGCGGGACGCGCTGACGGTCCTGCAGCCCGGATTCACCGGCACCACCGCCCCCGACTGGCTGCTGCGGCGCCTCGGCGAAGGCCTCGCCTCCGTCGGCCTGTTCGGCCGCAACATCGCCACGCCCGCCCAGCTCGCCGCCCTCACCGCCCAGCTGCGGGCCGAGCGCGAGGACGTCCTCGTCGCCATCGACGAGGAGGGCGGCGACGTCACCCGCCTCGAAGTCCGTACGGGCTCCTCGTTCCCCGGCAACCACGCGCTCGGCGCCGTCGACGACGCCGAGCTGACCCGGGCGGTCGCGCACGAACTCGGCCGCCGCCTCGCCGCCTGCGGCGTCAACCTCAACTGGGCGCCCTCCGCCGACGTCAACGCCAACCCCGACAACCCCGTCATCGGCGTCCGCTCCTTCGGCTCCGACACGGACCTCGTCTCCCGCCACACCGCCGCCTACGTCGAGGGCCTCCAGGCCGCCGGGGTCGCCGCCTGCACCAAGCACTTCCCCGGGCACGGCGACACGGGCGTCGACTCCCACCACGACCTGCCCCGCATCGACGTGGGCCTCGACGTGCTGCACGCCCGCGACCTCGCCCCGTTCCGCGCGGCGATCGCCGCCGGCAGCCGCGCCGTCATGAGCGCCCACATCCTGGTCCCGGCCCTCGACCCGGACCGGCCGGCGACCCTCTCGCGCCGCATCCTCACGGGGCTGCTCCGCGAGGAGCTCGGCTACGACGGGCTCATCGTCACCGACGGCATGGAGATGCAGGCCATCTCCGCGACCTACGGCATCGAGCGCGGCAGCGTCCTCGCGATCGCCGCCGGCGCCGACGCCATCTGCGTGGGCGGCGGCCTCGCCGACGACGACACCGTGCTGCGGCTGCGCGACGCCCTGGTCGCCGCCGTGCGCTCGGGTGACCTCTCCGAGGAGCGGCTCGCGGACGCGGCCGCGCGCGTGCGGTCCCTCGCGGAGTGGACCCGGGCCCGGGGCGGCACTCCGACCCACCCGGCGGACACCGAGGTGGGGCTGACCGCCGCGCGCCGGGCGCTCACCGTGACCCGGAGCGCGGACGCCGCGCCGGTGACGGGGCCCGTGCACGTCGCGGCCTTCACCCCGGTCGCCAACATCGCGGTCGGCGACGAGACCCCCTGGGGCGTCGCCGCCGAACTCGAACGGCTGCTGCCCGGCACCACGACGGGGTCCTACACGGGCCCGGACGCGGGCGAGAAGGCCCTCGCCGCCGCGGGGGACCGGCGCCTCGTCGCCGTCGTCCGCGACGAGCACCGGCACGCCTGGATGTCCGCGGCCCTGGACACCCTGCTGTCCGCCCGCCCCGACACCCTGGTCGTCGAGATGGGCGTCCCCCAGGCACCGCCCCGGGGCGCGCTCCACATCGCCACCCACGGCGCGGCCCGCGTCTGCGGCCTGGCCGCCGCCGAGGTCATCGTCGGGTAG
- a CDS encoding RNA polymerase sigma factor SigF: MDGGGPVRDDKSGTRDLPADGTGGIRRLTTGIPEQQARPHPEDPAADGAQQAAPPSGPETRGGPGGSDARRAGRMSDQQRQGEQQGTRDPQDRSNAKALFLELRTLKDGSPEYADLRNRLVRMHLPLVEHLARRFRNRGEPLDDLTQVATIGLIKSVDRFDPERGVEFSTYATPTVVGEIKRHFRDKGWAVRVPRRLQELRLALTTATAELSQLHGRSPTVHELAEKLGISEEEVLEGLESANAYSTLSLDVPDTDDESPAVADTLGAEDEALEGVEYRESLKPLLEDLPPREKRILLLRFFGNMTQSQIAQEVGISQMHVSRLLARTLAQLREKLLVEE; the protein is encoded by the coding sequence ATGGACGGGGGTGGTCCGGTGCGGGACGACAAGAGCGGCACACGAGATCTCCCGGCCGACGGCACGGGCGGGATCCGCCGGCTGACCACCGGCATCCCTGAGCAGCAGGCCCGGCCGCACCCGGAGGACCCGGCGGCCGACGGGGCACAGCAGGCAGCGCCGCCCTCCGGGCCCGAGACTCGCGGGGGCCCCGGTGGATCGGACGCGCGACGGGCGGGACGGATGAGCGACCAACAGCGACAGGGTGAGCAGCAGGGCACGCGCGATCCCCAGGACCGCAGCAACGCCAAGGCGTTGTTCCTCGAGCTGCGCACCCTGAAGGACGGCAGCCCCGAGTACGCGGATCTGCGCAACCGGCTCGTGCGCATGCACCTGCCGCTCGTCGAGCACCTGGCGCGCCGCTTCCGCAACCGCGGCGAGCCGCTGGACGACCTGACGCAGGTCGCGACGATCGGCCTGATCAAGTCGGTCGACCGCTTCGACCCGGAGCGCGGGGTGGAGTTCTCCACGTACGCGACCCCGACGGTGGTCGGGGAGATCAAGCGGCACTTCCGGGACAAGGGCTGGGCGGTGCGCGTCCCGCGCCGGCTCCAGGAGCTGCGGCTCGCGCTGACCACGGCGACGGCGGAGCTGTCCCAGCTGCACGGGCGCTCCCCCACGGTCCACGAGCTCGCCGAGAAGCTGGGGATCTCGGAGGAGGAGGTCCTGGAGGGTCTGGAGTCGGCCAACGCGTACTCCACGCTGTCCCTGGACGTCCCCGACACGGACGACGAGTCACCGGCGGTCGCGGACACCCTGGGCGCCGAGGACGAGGCGCTGGAGGGCGTCGAGTACCGCGAGTCCCTCAAGCCGCTCCTGGAGGACCTGCCGCCGCGCGAGAAGCGCATCCTGCTCCTGCGCTTCTTCGGGAACATGACGCAGTCGCAGATCGCGCAGGAGGTCGGCATCTCCCAGATGCACGTCTCCCGCCTGCTGGCCCGCACCCTGGCCCAGCTCCGGGAGAAGCTCCTCGTGGAGGAGTAG
- a CDS encoding PAS domain-containing sensor histidine kinase yields the protein MNDLVRQHTALGDSDLEWLHLLVSEWQLLSDLSFADLVLWVPTRDGTRYVSVAQMRPNTGPTSYQDDMVGHLVPRGRRPMLDAALDEGRIVREGDPEWREEVPVRVESIPVRREGRVLGVIARNTNLLTVRTPSRLELTYLQSASDLAQMIAAGSFPFPGQQVDMDASPRVGDGLIRLDADGVVQYASPNALSAYHRLGFQADLVGHHLGSTTAELAPSRGPVDEALAKVASGWAPREFEIEGEEGSIQLRAIPLKPKGTRIGSLVLLRDVTELRRRERELITKDATIREIHHRVKNNLQTVAALLRLQARRIGDDRGREALEEAVRRVGSIAIVHETLSQNLDERVEFDEIADRVLAMVAEISPGQVTGRRTGRFGILDAEVATPLSMVLTEVLQNALEHGYRQGDTGTVEVGAVRGGTTKEARLLITVQDDGVGLPEGFDPKKAGNLGLQIVRTLVEGELGGTFDMVPAPERGTRVILDIPVNSSK from the coding sequence ATGAACGATCTCGTCCGCCAGCACACCGCCCTCGGCGACTCCGACCTCGAGTGGCTGCACCTGCTGGTCTCGGAGTGGCAGCTGCTCTCCGACCTCTCCTTCGCCGACCTGGTCCTGTGGGTCCCCACCCGCGACGGCACCCGGTACGTCTCCGTCGCGCAGATGCGGCCCAACACGGGCCCGACCTCCTACCAGGACGACATGGTCGGCCACCTCGTGCCGCGCGGCCGCCGCCCCATGCTGGACGCCGCCCTGGACGAGGGCCGCATCGTCCGCGAGGGCGACCCGGAGTGGCGCGAGGAGGTCCCGGTCCGGGTCGAGTCGATCCCCGTACGCCGTGAGGGCCGCGTCCTCGGCGTCATCGCGCGGAACACGAACCTGCTCACGGTCCGCACCCCCTCACGGCTCGAACTGACCTACCTCCAGTCGGCCTCCGACCTCGCGCAGATGATCGCCGCGGGCTCCTTCCCGTTCCCCGGGCAGCAGGTCGACATGGACGCCTCCCCGCGCGTGGGCGACGGCCTGATCCGGCTCGACGCCGACGGGGTCGTCCAGTACGCCTCGCCGAACGCGCTGTCCGCGTACCACCGCCTCGGCTTCCAGGCCGACCTCGTCGGCCACCACCTCGGCTCCACCACCGCCGAACTCGCCCCGTCGCGCGGCCCGGTGGACGAGGCGCTCGCCAAGGTCGCCAGCGGCTGGGCCCCGCGCGAGTTCGAGATCGAGGGCGAGGAGGGCTCGATCCAGCTCCGCGCCATCCCGCTCAAGCCCAAGGGCACCCGGATCGGCTCCCTCGTCCTGCTGCGCGACGTGACGGAACTGCGCCGCCGCGAGCGGGAGTTGATCACCAAGGACGCCACCATCCGGGAGATCCACCACCGGGTGAAGAACAATCTGCAGACCGTCGCCGCGCTGCTGCGCCTCCAGGCCCGGCGCATCGGCGACGACCGGGGCCGCGAGGCCCTGGAGGAGGCGGTCCGCCGGGTCGGCTCCATCGCGATCGTCCACGAGACGCTGTCCCAGAACCTGGACGAGCGCGTGGAGTTCGACGAGATCGCCGACCGGGTCCTCGCGATGGTGGCGGAGATCTCCCCGGGCCAGGTGACCGGCCGGCGCACCGGCCGCTTCGGCATCCTGGACGCCGAGGTGGCGACCCCGCTCTCCATGGTCCTGACCGAGGTCCTGCAGAACGCGCTGGAGCACGGCTACCGGCAGGGCGACACCGGCACGGTCGAGGTCGGGGCCGTCCGCGGCGGCACCACCAAGGAAGCCCGGCTGCTGATCACCGTGCAGGACGACGGCGTCGGACTGCCCGAGGGCTTCGACCCGAAGAAGGCCGGCAACCTCGGCCTCCAGATCGTGCGCACCCTGGTCGAGGGCGAACTGGGCGGCACCTTCGACATGGTCCCCGCCCCCGAGCGCGGCACCCGGGTCATCCTCGACATCCCGGTGAACTCCAGCAAGTAG
- a CDS encoding diacylglycerol/lipid kinase family protein — protein MRALLVVNPAATTTSARTRDVLIHALASEMKLEAVTTEYRGHARDLGRQAAESKDIELVVALGGDGTVNEVVNGLLHAGPDLDRLPGLAVVPGGSTNVFARALGLQNHPVEATGQLLDALREGRQRTVGLGLAAGTPGTEDEAVPSRWFTFSAGLGFDAGVVGRVEQQRERGKRSTHALYVRQVVRQFLGEPDRRHGTITLERPGEDPVTDLVVSIVSNTSPWSFLGNRPLYPTPQASFDTGLDVLGLKKLSTPAVARYGGQLLASTPERGPRGKNAVTLHDLTDFTLHSKVPLPLQMDGDHLGLRTSVTFTGVRRALRVIV, from the coding sequence ATGCGTGCACTCCTCGTGGTCAATCCGGCGGCAACCACCACCAGTGCGCGCACGCGCGATGTCCTCATCCACGCGCTCGCCAGCGAGATGAAGCTGGAGGCGGTGACGACCGAGTACCGCGGGCACGCCCGGGACCTCGGGCGGCAGGCCGCGGAGAGCAAGGACATCGAGCTGGTCGTCGCCCTCGGTGGCGACGGCACGGTCAACGAGGTCGTGAACGGGCTGCTGCACGCGGGCCCCGACCTGGACCGGCTGCCCGGTCTGGCGGTCGTCCCCGGCGGCTCCACGAACGTCTTCGCCCGCGCCCTGGGTCTGCAGAACCATCCGGTGGAGGCCACCGGCCAGCTTCTGGACGCCCTGCGCGAGGGCCGGCAGCGCACGGTGGGCCTGGGGCTCGCCGCGGGCACGCCCGGCACGGAGGACGAGGCGGTGCCGTCCCGCTGGTTCACCTTCAGCGCGGGGCTCGGCTTCGACGCGGGTGTGGTCGGCCGGGTCGAGCAGCAGCGGGAGCGGGGCAAGCGTTCGACGCACGCTCTGTATGTGCGACAGGTGGTGCGCCAGTTCCTCGGGGAGCCGGACCGCCGGCACGGCACGATCACGCTCGAACGTCCGGGCGAGGACCCGGTCACGGATCTCGTGGTCTCCATAGTGAGCAACACCTCACCGTGGTCGTTCCTGGGTAACCGGCCGCTCTATCCGACGCCTCAGGCGTCCTTCGACACCGGCCTTGACGTGCTCGGACTCAAGAAACTGTCGACCCCGGCGGTCGCCCGTTACGGCGGCCAACTGCTCGCCTCCACTCCCGAGCGGGGCCCCCGCGGCAAGAACGCGGTCACGCTCCACGACCTCACCGACTTCACCTTGCATTCCAAGGTGCCCCTGCCGCTCCAGATGGACGGTGACCACCTGGGGCTGCGTACGAGCGTGACGTTCACAGGCGTTCGCCGTGCACTGCGTGTGATTGTGTGA
- a CDS encoding 1-aminocyclopropane-1-carboxylate deaminase/D-cysteine desulfhydrase: MPRPNPTGPAPTPLTGAGPPPRLPSPLAEVDDERFARRGVRLLLKRDDLIHPDLVGNKWRKLAPNLAEARGRAIVTFGGAYSNHLRAAAAAGRLLGVPTIGVVRGDELAARPLNRSLRRCVADGMRLFFVDRSTYRSKREPEVLARVLDDAGAAGAYVVPEGGSNALAVRGCVELGRELRGRADVVAVACGTGGTLAGLAAGLDEGQRALGVAVLKGGFLSGEVEALQTGAFGGRRGVWEVTDRFHGGGYARVPAELDAFAQEFEQRHGLPVERLYVAKMLHALTVLTEEGAFAPGTTVAAVITGAPDAPEPSRSPSRSTSPAPPPQSSTSR, encoded by the coding sequence GTGCCCCGCCCGAACCCCACCGGCCCCGCGCCGACGCCCCTGACCGGCGCCGGTCCCCCGCCGCGGCTGCCCTCACCGCTCGCCGAGGTCGACGACGAGCGGTTCGCGCGCCGCGGCGTACGTCTGCTCCTGAAGCGGGACGACCTGATCCATCCGGACCTCGTGGGCAACAAGTGGCGCAAGCTCGCGCCGAACCTGGCGGAGGCGCGCGGGCGCGCGATCGTGACCTTCGGGGGCGCGTACTCGAACCATCTGCGGGCCGCGGCCGCCGCGGGCCGGCTCCTGGGCGTGCCCACGATCGGTGTCGTCCGGGGCGACGAGCTCGCGGCCCGGCCGCTGAACCGGTCGTTGCGGCGGTGCGTGGCGGACGGGATGCGTCTGTTCTTCGTCGACCGGTCCACGTACCGGTCGAAGCGGGAACCCGAGGTGCTGGCGCGGGTGCTCGACGACGCGGGAGCCGCCGGCGCCTATGTGGTGCCGGAGGGCGGGAGCAACGCGCTCGCGGTGCGGGGGTGCGTGGAGCTCGGGCGCGAACTGCGCGGGCGGGCCGATGTCGTGGCCGTCGCCTGCGGGACCGGGGGGACGCTGGCGGGCCTCGCGGCGGGGCTCGACGAGGGGCAGCGGGCGCTCGGGGTGGCCGTGCTCAAGGGCGGGTTCCTGAGCGGTGAGGTCGAGGCGCTGCAGACCGGCGCGTTCGGCGGGCGGCGGGGAGTCTGGGAGGTGACGGACCGCTTCCACGGAGGCGGCTACGCGCGCGTGCCCGCCGAGCTCGACGCCTTCGCCCAGGAGTTCGAGCAGCGCCACGGGCTGCCCGTCGAGCGTCTCTATGTCGCCAAAATGCTGCACGCCCTCACGGTGCTGACGGAGGAGGGCGCGTTCGCTCCGGGGACGACCGTGGCGGCGGTGATCACGGGCGCGCCCGACGCACCGGAGCCGTCGCGGTCACCCTCCCGGTCGACCTCGCCCGCGCCCCCGCCTCAGTCGTCGACCTCGCGGTAG
- a CDS encoding carbohydrate ABC transporter permease, with amino-acid sequence MSASTPTHPQDLRPDRKKTKLGYNVLGLVIAVVMAFPVYWLIISALRPNHEIRSYDQTLWPSSITFDNFARAVKQPNFATAIQSSLIISITAVVGGMIIATLAALAVGRFRFTGRRALLMVLILVQMLPPTAMLIPIYAQLNAMGGLNEYWGVIVVYLVSTLPFATVMIRGFVVNIPVELEESAMVDGCTRMGAFRRIIFPLLAPGLAASSIFALVNAWNEYLFAYILMNDDSKYTLNVWLMTFTTERGTDYGALMAASTMIALPVVVFFMFIQKKMATGLTSGAVKG; translated from the coding sequence ATGAGCGCCTCCACGCCGACCCACCCGCAGGACCTGCGGCCCGACCGCAAGAAGACGAAGCTCGGCTACAACGTCCTCGGCCTCGTCATCGCCGTCGTCATGGCCTTCCCCGTCTACTGGCTGATCATCTCGGCGCTGCGCCCCAACCACGAGATCCGCTCCTACGACCAGACGCTGTGGCCCTCGTCGATCACCTTCGACAACTTCGCGCGCGCCGTGAAGCAGCCCAACTTCGCCACCGCGATCCAGTCCAGCCTCATCATCTCGATCACCGCCGTCGTCGGCGGCATGATCATCGCGACCCTCGCGGCACTCGCCGTCGGCCGCTTCCGCTTCACCGGCCGGCGCGCCCTGCTCATGGTCCTGATCCTGGTCCAGATGCTGCCGCCGACCGCGATGCTCATTCCGATCTACGCCCAGCTCAACGCGATGGGCGGCCTCAACGAGTACTGGGGCGTCATCGTCGTCTACCTCGTCTCCACGCTGCCCTTCGCCACGGTCATGATCCGCGGCTTCGTGGTCAACATCCCCGTGGAACTGGAGGAGTCGGCGATGGTCGACGGCTGCACGCGCATGGGCGCGTTCCGCCGGATCATCTTCCCGCTGCTCGCCCCCGGCCTCGCCGCCTCGTCGATCTTCGCGCTCGTCAACGCCTGGAACGAGTACCTGTTCGCGTACATCCTGATGAACGACGACTCGAAGTACACCCTGAACGTCTGGCTCATGACGTTCACGACGGAACGGGGCACCGACTACGGCGCCCTGATGGCCGCGTCCACGATGATCGCCCTGCCGGTGGTGGTCTTCTTCATGTTCATCCAGAAGAAGATGGCCACAGGTCTCACCTCCGGCGCCGTGAAGGGATAA
- a CDS encoding Na+/H+ antiporter, whose amino-acid sequence MDVLPLVGLVAASAAVAGVARRTPVPAPLLLVAVGLVASYVPGVPEYALDPHVVLPLILPPLLHTAALESSYLDLRANIRPVALLSVGYVLFATVAVGWLAYQLIPDLPLTAALVLGAVIAPPDAVAATAIARRVGLPSRITTILQGESLVNDATAITAYKVALAAAVGEGASWAGGIREFLVAAVGGVGIGLLLMVPLHWLRTHLKEALLQNTLSLLIPFVAYAVAEQFGASGVLAVVTVGLYLGHRSYQVDFETRLQEAAVWKVVAFILESAVFALIGLQLRVVLKGLGEYSVGQAVWYAFGVFLFVVVIRFVWSYPATYLPWCFSSRIRERESDTDWRRPLIVSWAGMRGVVSLAIAFSIPLVTDEGEPFPARNLVLFLTFTTVIGTLVVQGLTLPPLIKLLKLPGRDVRAETLAEAQAQNAASTAAEERVDALMEDQRNCLPQPLQDRLRTVLERRRNAVWERLGQTNPVTGESADDTYRRLAREAIQAEREVFVKMRDERRIDDEMLRTLLRRLDLEEAAAYREVDD is encoded by the coding sequence ATGGACGTATTGCCACTGGTGGGACTGGTCGCGGCGAGCGCCGCGGTGGCCGGGGTGGCGCGCCGGACTCCGGTGCCGGCGCCGCTCCTCCTCGTCGCGGTGGGGCTCGTCGCCTCGTACGTCCCGGGCGTTCCCGAATACGCGCTCGACCCGCACGTCGTGCTGCCGCTGATCCTGCCGCCCCTGCTGCACACCGCGGCCCTGGAGAGCTCCTACCTGGACCTGAGAGCCAACATCCGGCCCGTGGCACTCCTGTCGGTGGGCTACGTCCTGTTCGCCACCGTCGCGGTCGGCTGGCTCGCCTACCAGCTGATCCCCGACCTGCCGCTGACCGCCGCGCTCGTCCTGGGCGCCGTGATCGCCCCGCCGGACGCCGTCGCCGCGACCGCCATCGCCCGGCGGGTGGGGCTGCCCTCGCGGATCACCACGATCCTCCAGGGCGAGTCCCTGGTGAACGACGCGACCGCGATCACCGCCTACAAGGTGGCGCTCGCCGCGGCCGTCGGCGAGGGCGCCAGCTGGGCGGGCGGCATCCGGGAGTTCCTCGTGGCGGCCGTCGGCGGCGTCGGCATCGGCCTCCTCCTGATGGTGCCGCTGCACTGGCTGCGCACGCACCTGAAGGAGGCGCTCCTCCAGAACACGCTGTCCCTGCTGATCCCGTTCGTCGCCTACGCCGTCGCCGAGCAGTTCGGCGCCTCCGGGGTGCTCGCCGTCGTCACCGTGGGCCTCTACCTGGGACACCGCTCCTACCAGGTGGACTTCGAGACGCGGCTCCAGGAGGCGGCCGTCTGGAAGGTGGTCGCGTTCATCCTGGAATCCGCGGTCTTCGCTCTGATCGGGCTCCAGCTGCGCGTCGTCCTGAAGGGGCTCGGCGAGTACAGCGTCGGGCAGGCGGTCTGGTACGCGTTCGGCGTGTTCCTCTTCGTGGTGGTGATCCGCTTCGTGTGGTCCTACCCGGCCACCTACCTGCCGTGGTGCTTCTCGTCGCGCATCAGGGAGCGGGAGAGCGACACCGACTGGCGACGGCCCCTCATCGTCAGCTGGGCGGGCATGCGCGGCGTCGTGTCGCTGGCCATCGCGTTCTCGATCCCGCTCGTCACGGACGAGGGCGAGCCGTTCCCCGCGCGGAACCTGGTGCTCTTCCTGACCTTCACGACCGTCATCGGCACGCTCGTCGTGCAGGGGCTCACGCTGCCGCCGCTGATCAAGCTCCTCAAGCTGCCGGGCCGAGACGTGCGGGCCGAGACGCTCGCCGAGGCGCAGGCGCAGAACGCGGCGTCCACGGCGGCCGAGGAGCGCGTGGACGCCCTCATGGAGGACCAGCGCAACTGCCTGCCCCAGCCCCTCCAGGACCGCCTCCGCACCGTCCTGGAGCGCCGCCGCAACGCGGTGTGGGAGCGCCTGGGCCAGACCAACCCGGTGACCGGCGAGTCCGCCGACGACACCTACCGCCGGCTCGCCCGTGAGGCGATCCAGGCCGAGCGCGAGGTGTTCGTGAAGATGCGCGACGAGCGCCGCATCGACGACGAGATGCTGCGCACCCTGCTGCGCCGCCTGGACCTGGAGGAGGCGGCGGCCTACCGCGAGGTCGACGACTGA
- a CDS encoding WhiB family transcriptional regulator, protein MDWRHNAVCREEDPELFFPIGNTGPALLQIEEAKAVCRRCPVMEQCLQWALESGQDSGVWGGLSEDERRAMKRRAARNRARQASA, encoded by the coding sequence ATGGACTGGCGTCACAACGCCGTTTGCCGCGAGGAAGACCCCGAGCTCTTCTTCCCCATCGGCAACACCGGTCCTGCGCTGCTGCAGATCGAGGAAGCCAAGGCCGTCTGCCGCCGCTGCCCCGTCATGGAGCAGTGCCTGCAGTGGGCGCTCGAGTCCGGCCAGGACTCCGGCGTCTGGGGTGGCCTCAGCGAGGACGAGCGCCGCGCGATGAAGCGCCGCGCCGCCCGCAACCGGGCCCGTCAGGCCTCCGCCTGA
- the nagB gene encoding glucosamine-6-phosphate deaminase has product MEVVIVPDAKAGGELIAEAMAQLLRRKPDALLGVATGSTPLPIYQALTAKVRAGEVDASRARIAQLDEYVGLPTGHPESYRATVLREVVEPLGLDADAFMGPDGSAEDVQAACEAYDRALSEAGGVDLQLLGIGTDGHIGFNEPCSSIASRTRIKTLTEQTIADNARFFDGDLSQVPRHVITQGIGTILEARHLVLLATGEGKADAVAATVEGPVASVVPASALQLHPHATVVVDEGAASKLKLTQYFRHTFANKPEWQGL; this is encoded by the coding sequence GTGGAAGTTGTGATCGTTCCGGACGCCAAGGCAGGCGGCGAGCTGATCGCCGAGGCGATGGCCCAGCTGCTGCGGCGCAAGCCCGACGCGCTGCTCGGCGTGGCCACCGGCTCGACCCCGCTGCCCATCTACCAGGCCCTGACGGCCAAGGTGCGCGCCGGTGAGGTGGACGCGTCGCGGGCGCGGATCGCCCAGCTCGACGAGTACGTCGGACTGCCCACCGGGCACCCCGAGTCGTACCGCGCGACGGTGCTGCGCGAGGTCGTGGAGCCGCTCGGGCTCGACGCGGACGCGTTCATGGGGCCGGACGGCAGCGCGGAGGACGTGCAGGCCGCGTGCGAGGCGTACGACAGGGCGCTGTCCGAGGCCGGCGGGGTCGATCTGCAGCTGCTCGGGATCGGCACGGACGGGCACATCGGGTTCAACGAGCCGTGTTCCTCGATCGCGTCCCGGACCCGGATCAAGACGCTCACGGAGCAGACCATCGCGGACAACGCGCGGTTCTTCGACGGGGACCTCAGCCAGGTGCCGCGGCACGTCATCACGCAGGGGATCGGGACGATCCTGGAGGCGCGGCACCTGGTGCTGCTCGCCACGGGCGAGGGGAAGGCCGACGCGGTGGCCGCGACCGTGGAGGGGCCCGTGGCCTCGGTCGTGCCGGCGTCCGCGCTGCAGCTGCACCCGCACGCGACGGTGGTCGTGGACGAAGGCGCCGCGTCGAAGCTGAAGCTGACCCAGTACTTCCGCCACACGTTCGCCAACAAGCCGGAGTGGCAGGGCCTGTAG
- a CDS encoding UBP-type zinc finger domain-containing protein, giving the protein MYECPHVDALPQPEPAPLSETCLECLALGSHPVQLRLCLVCGHVGCCDSSPFRHATEHYKDTGHAVMRTFEPGEDWRWCFVDSILV; this is encoded by the coding sequence ATGTACGAGTGCCCGCACGTCGACGCGCTGCCGCAACCGGAACCGGCGCCCCTGAGCGAGACCTGTCTGGAGTGCCTGGCCCTGGGCAGTCACCCTGTGCAACTGCGCCTGTGTCTCGTCTGCGGTCACGTCGGCTGCTGCGACTCCTCGCCGTTCCGGCACGCGACGGAGCACTACAAGGACACCGGGCACGCGGTCATGCGCACCTTCGAGCCTGGTGAGGACTGGCGTTGGTGCTTCGTCGACTCGATTCTCGTGTGA